The Desulforegulaceae bacterium genome window below encodes:
- a CDS encoding CBS domain-containing protein, translating into MKTIITTHKSADFDAFSSAIAASILYEDSVIAFPNTMNPNVKAFYSIHKDVFDGIKPSEIDFNEVEELIIVDTGSWRRIEPEFKKLYKRGNLKVHIWDHHQPGDIYGDFEKREYVGAAISLFIEEFKKRDLKISPIQATLFLLGLYEDTGNLTFPSTKPKDAAAAEYLLSNGADLSVLANFLRSVYGQKQKEVLFDMLQDKDSDIIRKSGNKIGIHTKDIEGHVGNLSVVVSMYRQIMNVDAAFGIFTDRERDRTFIIGRSGIEDINIGEIMRGLGGGGHPGAGSALLIGVNVEEIKERLLYCLDGNTATSVKIADLMSYPVTTVDQTVSMRKVKEVLVEKGCTGLPVVDGNKLVGVISRRDFRKVKQPKQMDAPVKAFMSNNPISIEPDKTPMEAAKFMVKFDIGRLPVVKDGEILGIVSRTDTMRYFYDLLPD; encoded by the coding sequence ATGAAAACAATTATCACCACCCATAAATCAGCAGATTTTGATGCATTTTCATCTGCTATAGCTGCGTCTATCCTTTATGAAGACAGCGTTATTGCTTTTCCAAATACAATGAATCCCAATGTAAAAGCGTTTTACTCAATCCATAAGGATGTATTTGACGGGATCAAGCCTTCTGAAATTGATTTCAATGAAGTAGAAGAGCTCATAATCGTTGATACAGGCTCATGGAGAAGAATTGAACCGGAATTTAAAAAGCTTTATAAAAGGGGTAATTTGAAAGTTCATATCTGGGATCATCATCAGCCCGGAGACATTTACGGAGACTTTGAAAAGCGAGAGTATGTCGGAGCCGCAATTTCTCTTTTTATCGAAGAATTTAAAAAACGGGATTTAAAAATAAGCCCAATCCAGGCAACCTTGTTTCTTCTTGGTCTTTATGAAGACACGGGAAACCTTACATTTCCGTCAACAAAACCCAAAGACGCTGCTGCTGCTGAATATCTGCTTTCAAACGGAGCTGATCTAAGTGTGCTTGCCAACTTTCTTCGTTCTGTATATGGACAAAAGCAAAAAGAAGTTCTTTTTGATATGCTCCAGGATAAAGATTCGGACATAATCAGAAAGTCAGGTAATAAAATCGGCATTCATACAAAAGATATTGAAGGTCATGTGGGAAATCTTTCAGTGGTAGTAAGTATGTATAGGCAAATTATGAATGTGGATGCAGCATTTGGAATTTTTACAGACAGGGAAAGGGATAGAACTTTTATAATAGGAAGAAGTGGTATTGAAGATATAAATATTGGTGAAATTATGAGAGGGCTTGGAGGAGGAGGTCACCCAGGTGCAGGTTCTGCTCTTCTTATAGGAGTTAATGTGGAGGAAATAAAGGAAAGGCTTCTTTATTGTCTTGACGGAAACACTGCTACTTCAGTAAAAATTGCAGATCTTATGTCATATCCGGTAACCACTGTTGACCAGACTGTATCAATGAGAAAAGTAAAGGAAGTTCTTGTTGAAAAAGGATGTACAGGACTTCCTGTTGTTGATGGAAATAAGCTTGTTGGGGTTATTTCAAGAAGAGATTTTAGGAAAGTAAAACAGCCAAAACAAATGGATGCTCCTGTAAAGGCATTTATGAGTAATAACCCCATTTCTATAGAGCCTGATAAAACTCCTATGGAAGCGGCAAAATTCATGGTTAAATTTGATATTGGAAGATTGCCCGTGGTAAAAGACGGAGAAATTCTTGGAATTGTTTCAAGAACTGATACCATGAGATATTTTTATGATCTTTTGCCTGACTAA
- a CDS encoding ACT domain-containing protein: protein MKKAIITSLTNDRPGVLASITASLFGSDCNLLQVSQTILGNEFAGIFIVSMPENLSEEKLRKTLETDLKGENINIQVKPLSKSVSFEKPSNPFIITTFGPDKKGLVSAVTATIAKNNSNITNLRAVFLGGDNPKDNPMIYEINIPESENLKTLSKDLNKLGEKFSLEINIQHKNIFDKITKI from the coding sequence ATGAAAAAAGCAATTATTACTTCTCTTACCAATGACAGACCCGGAGTACTTGCATCAATAACAGCCTCCCTTTTTGGATCTGACTGCAATCTGCTTCAGGTAAGCCAAACAATACTTGGCAATGAATTTGCCGGAATTTTTATTGTTTCAATGCCTGAAAATCTTAGTGAGGAAAAACTTAGAAAAACCCTTGAAACTGATTTGAAAGGCGAAAATATAAATATTCAAGTCAAACCTTTGTCAAAATCAGTAAGCTTTGAAAAACCGTCCAATCCTTTTATAATCACAACTTTTGGGCCCGACAAAAAAGGGCTTGTTTCTGCTGTTACTGCTACAATTGCAAAAAACAATTCAAATATTACAAACTTAAGGGCAGTTTTTCTTGGTGGAGACAATCCAAAAGACAATCCCATGATTTATGAAATTAATATTCCAGAGTCTGAAAACTTAAAAACACTTTCAAAGGATCTAAATAAACTTGGTGAAAAGTTTTCTCTTGAAATAAATATTCAGCACAAAAATATTTTTGATAAAATTACAAAAATTTAA
- a CDS encoding PFL family protein: protein MLNDLEIYSALDMLNNANLDVRTVTLGISLFDCVSHDLEKFKSNIREKINFYAKDLVLICNQIGEKYGIEVVNKRISISPIAIAGAPFKEDGMVEIAKILDETAREVGVDFIGGFSALVEKGMTKSDMALIKSIPEALSLTERVCASINVASTREGINMDAINLMAKIIKKAAEKSADKDGLACAKICVFANIPPDIPFMAGAYLGVGEPDAVINVGVSGPGVVKNEIESALSINNHGLDLGKVAELIKTTACKVTRVGELIGREVASELKIPFGVCDLSLAPTPTVGDSVGEIFQSLGLESIGLPGSTAVLAMLNDAVKKGGAFASSHVGGLSGAFIPVSEDLNIAKAAELGLLTIEKLEAMTSVCSVGLDMVAIPGDTSEEVLAGIIADEMAIGMINNKTTATRIIPVPGKGPGDKAHFGGLLGHCSIIDIKNRTGKNNFVKLGGRIPAPIHSLKN, encoded by the coding sequence ATGTTAAACGATCTTGAAATATATTCGGCTCTGGACATGCTTAACAATGCCAATCTTGATGTGAGAACTGTTACTTTGGGCATAAGCCTGTTTGACTGTGTAAGCCATGACCTGGAAAAATTTAAATCAAATATTAGAGAAAAAATAAATTTTTATGCAAAAGATCTTGTCTTAATATGTAATCAAATAGGTGAAAAGTACGGAATTGAAGTTGTAAATAAAAGAATATCCATCAGTCCTATTGCAATTGCAGGAGCACCTTTCAAAGAAGACGGAATGGTTGAAATTGCAAAAATTCTTGATGAAACAGCAAGAGAAGTGGGAGTGGATTTTATAGGAGGATTTTCAGCTCTGGTTGAAAAAGGAATGACTAAGTCTGACATGGCTCTTATAAAATCCATTCCAGAAGCATTGTCTTTAACAGAAAGAGTATGTGCTTCAATAAATGTTGCATCCACAAGAGAAGGAATAAATATGGATGCAATAAATCTCATGGCAAAAATAATTAAAAAAGCAGCAGAAAAATCAGCTGATAAAGACGGGCTTGCCTGTGCAAAAATCTGCGTTTTTGCAAACATTCCTCCTGATATTCCTTTTATGGCTGGTGCATACCTTGGAGTAGGCGAGCCTGATGCTGTTATTAATGTAGGGGTAAGTGGCCCTGGGGTTGTAAAAAATGAAATTGAATCAGCTCTTAGCATCAACAATCACGGACTTGATCTTGGAAAAGTTGCTGAACTTATCAAAACAACAGCCTGTAAGGTCACAAGGGTTGGAGAGCTGATTGGACGGGAAGTAGCCTCAGAACTTAAAATTCCCTTTGGAGTTTGTGATCTTTCCCTTGCTCCCACTCCAACTGTTGGAGACAGTGTGGGTGAGATTTTTCAAAGCCTCGGCCTTGAAAGCATAGGACTTCCAGGTTCAACAGCAGTTCTTGCTATGTTAAATGACGCTGTTAAAAAAGGAGGGGCCTTTGCAAGCTCCCATGTGGGCGGTTTAAGCGGAGCTTTTATTCCTGTAAGTGAAGATTTAAATATAGCAAAAGCTGCTGAGCTTGGACTTCTTACAATTGAAAAACTTGAAGCAATGACATCTGTATGTTCTGTAGGTCTTGATATGGTTGCCATTCCAGGAGACACTTCAGAAGAGGTTCTTGCTGGAATAATCGCTGATGAAATGGCAATTGGAATGATAAACAACAAAACAACAGCAACAAGAATCATTCCAGTTCCTGGAAAAGGTCCTGGAGACAAAGCACATTTTGGCGGACTTTTAGGCCATTGTTCAATCATCGACATTAAAAACAGAACTGGAAAAAATAATTTTGTAAAACTAGGCGGAAGAATTCCAGCTCCGATTCACAGTTTGAAAAACTGA
- the mnmD gene encoding tRNA (5-methylaminomethyl-2-thiouridine)(34)-methyltransferase MnmD: MPIEFANIEVLETGDIFSPVFNDIYFSPAGGQMESLHVFAEPNNLPQKFFKKKTVNIFEAGFGTGLNFLLTLKLFLQFAPKNSQLNYTSFEKYPISPEQMEKIHKLFIHSRFESINFLNKYNKTDFNKNYSKFAFFQKKVNLKLIFDDLKNIKSYLPDIFFDVWYLDGFNPKENPEMWSDSFFRYMKNHSFKNATFSTFSAAGFVRRGLEQNGFKVDRIKGFNRKKEMLKGFKKQNFD, translated from the coding sequence ATGCCAATTGAATTTGCAAATATTGAAGTTCTTGAAACAGGTGATATTTTTTCACCTGTTTTCAATGATATATACTTTTCGCCTGCCGGCGGACAAATGGAATCACTTCATGTTTTTGCAGAACCAAACAACCTCCCTCAAAAATTTTTTAAAAAAAAGACTGTAAATATATTTGAGGCAGGTTTTGGAACAGGACTTAATTTTCTTTTAACCTTAAAACTTTTTTTACAATTTGCTCCGAAAAATTCACAATTAAATTATACTTCATTTGAAAAATATCCAATTTCACCTGAACAAATGGAAAAAATTCATAAACTTTTCATTCACTCAAGATTTGAATCCATAAACTTTTTAAACAAGTATAATAAAACTGATTTTAATAAAAATTATTCTAAATTTGCATTTTTTCAAAAAAAAGTTAATCTTAAGCTGATATTTGATGATTTAAAAAATATTAAATCATATTTGCCTGATATTTTTTTTGATGTCTGGTATCTTGATGGATTCAACCCTAAAGAAAACCCTGAAATGTGGAGTGATAGTTTTTTCAGATATATGAAAAATCATAGTTTTAAAAATGCCACTTTTTCAACTTTTTCAGCAGCCGGATTCGTAAGAAGAGGTCTTGAACAAAATGGATTTAAAGTTGATAGAATAAAAGGCTTTAACAGAAAAAAAGAAATGCTCAAAGGATTTAAAAAGCAAAACTTTGATTAA
- the parE gene encoding DNA topoisomerase IV subunit B, with product MSIFDLEKHNGSKYLAQDISVLKGLDPVKKRPGMYTDTSSPNHLVQEVIDNSVDEAVSGYAKEISIILHSDNSVSVSDDGRGMPVDIHPEEKISGVELIMTKLHAGAKFSQKTYKYSGGLHGVGVSVVNALSKRLEIIVKRDEKKHLIAFENGFKVSELEVIEENIKKTGTSIKFYPDGSYFDSPSFNLSSLKHSIRAKAILCPGLKMNFLDEKTNESISWQYSEGINEYFENELKETQEEAVPEIPFHSKFAEDEFEMETVIAWTFESPPTIYESYVNLIPTPLGGTHVNGLRTGLLHALKEFCDLRNIIPKGIRLSAEDLWRDCNYIISFKMDDPQFSGQTKERLSSRSAGTTVSSLIKDSFSLYLNQHPEAGSFIAEAVINNAKKRLNSAKKVERKKYRTGPALPGKLADCTSQDTGISELFLVEGDSAGGSAKQARDRNYQAILPLRGKILNTWEVDSSQVLNSKEINDISIAIGVEPGSDDISGLRYGKICILADADSDGLHIATLIAALFIKHFHQVAKKGHLFLAVPPLFRIDIGKETHYAIDRSERDLILKKHKNSKKKISIVRFKGLGEMNPPQLRETTMDPSTRKLVQLNLPDDETIFKLMDMLLSKKRAKDRKTWLTEKGDQTEII from the coding sequence GTGAGTATATTTGATTTGGAAAAACACAATGGTTCAAAATATCTTGCCCAGGATATCTCGGTTTTAAAAGGTCTTGATCCGGTAAAAAAAAGACCTGGAATGTATACAGACACATCAAGTCCAAATCACCTTGTTCAGGAAGTTATTGACAATAGTGTTGATGAGGCTGTTTCAGGTTATGCCAAGGAAATTTCAATAATTCTTCATTCAGACAATTCTGTTTCAGTTTCTGATGATGGAAGAGGAATGCCGGTGGACATTCATCCTGAAGAAAAAATTTCAGGGGTTGAATTGATAATGACAAAACTCCATGCCGGTGCAAAATTTTCCCAAAAAACATACAAATATTCAGGCGGACTTCATGGAGTGGGAGTTTCTGTTGTAAATGCCCTTTCAAAAAGGCTTGAAATCATTGTCAAAAGAGATGAAAAAAAACACTTAATTGCCTTTGAAAACGGATTCAAAGTTTCTGAACTTGAGGTTATTGAAGAAAACATAAAAAAAACAGGAACTTCAATAAAATTTTATCCAGACGGATCTTATTTTGACAGCCCTTCATTCAATCTTTCTTCCTTAAAACATTCAATAAGAGCCAAGGCTATTTTATGCCCAGGACTTAAAATGAATTTTTTAGATGAAAAAACCAATGAATCCATTTCCTGGCAATATTCGGAAGGGATAAATGAATATTTTGAAAATGAGCTTAAGGAAACTCAGGAAGAAGCTGTACCTGAAATTCCATTCCATTCAAAATTTGCTGAAGATGAATTTGAAATGGAAACAGTTATTGCCTGGACTTTTGAAAGCCCTCCAACTATTTATGAAAGTTATGTCAACCTTATTCCCACCCCCCTTGGTGGAACCCATGTAAACGGCCTCCGAACAGGACTTTTGCATGCCTTGAAAGAATTTTGTGATTTAAGAAATATAATACCAAAAGGGATAAGACTTTCTGCTGAAGATCTGTGGAGAGACTGCAACTATATTATTTCTTTTAAAATGGATGATCCCCAGTTTTCAGGTCAAACAAAGGAAAGGCTTTCATCAAGAAGTGCAGGAACAACTGTTTCTTCATTAATAAAAGATTCCTTCAGCCTTTACCTTAATCAGCATCCTGAAGCAGGAAGCTTTATTGCCGAAGCAGTGATAAACAACGCAAAAAAACGCCTTAACTCAGCTAAAAAAGTTGAAAGAAAAAAATATAGAACAGGCCCTGCCCTTCCTGGCAAACTTGCAGACTGCACCTCACAAGACACTGGAATTTCAGAACTTTTCCTTGTGGAAGGCGATTCTGCAGGAGGGTCTGCCAAACAGGCAAGGGACAGAAACTACCAGGCAATCCTTCCTTTACGGGGTAAAATCTTAAATACCTGGGAAGTTGATTCATCCCAGGTGTTAAATTCAAAGGAAATAAACGATATTTCCATTGCAATAGGAGTGGAACCCGGATCAGATGATATTTCAGGATTAAGATATGGAAAAATATGTATTCTTGCCGATGCAGATTCAGACGGGCTTCATATTGCAACCCTTATTGCTGCATTATTTATTAAACATTTTCATCAGGTTGCTAAAAAAGGGCATCTGTTTCTTGCTGTTCCCCCGCTTTTTAGAATAGATATTGGAAAAGAAACCCATTATGCAATAGACAGATCAGAAAGAGATCTTATTTTAAAAAAACATAAAAACTCTAAAAAAAAGATTTCCATTGTAAGATTCAAAGGACTTGGAGAAATGAACCCTCCCCAACTAAGAGAAACCACAATGGATCCTTCAACAAGAAAGCTTGTTCAGCTTAACCTCCCAGATGATGAAACCATATTCAAATTAATGGATATGCTTTTATCTAAAAAAAGAGCAAAAGACAGAAAAACCTGGCTTACGGAAAAAGGAGATCAGACTGAAATCATATGA
- the parC gene encoding DNA topoisomerase IV subunit A yields MNEEKRLITEFAEEAYLEYAMYVIMDRALPRISDGLKPVQRRIVYAMSELGLSHTSTYKKSARTVGDVLGKFHPHGDSACYEAMVNLAQAFSIRYPLIDGQGNWGSQDDPKSFAAMRYTESKMTKYSSILLSELSLGTVDWGPNFDGTLKEPLVLPSRLPNIIINGSSGIAVGMSTDIPSHNLRESADACIKLLDFPQTSIEDLMEIIKGPDFACGGEIITPKQDILDIYKSGTGTVKVRGTFRVENNEIIIDSIPPYVSVSKLIEDIGSQMAEKKLPMVSDLRDESDHEDPLRIVITPKSKQINTAQLMDHLFATTDLEKTHRINLNYIGNNNKPQVTSIKELLEEWLEFRKITVTRRLNSRLDKINERLHILEGLKIAYLDLDEVIRIVRKEDKPKKELMKKFLLSEIQAEAILNIRLRALAKIEEEKILLEYSQLNKEKNEIELILNDYKLLKKLIKKEIKEARKEFGDKRKTKIVEKKAAKPLPKREIIQSEPITVVLSEENWIRAAKGHEIDPTSLSYKSGDKFKFLNLTKNTLKSVFIDSEGKAYSLDNHNLPSARSHGEPLSSRLNLPDQINITSMSSAEPESKFIFASDSGYGFISEFSNAVSKNKKGKNFLTVPKNSIPLKPLKIGEIENQLIAAVTLEGRLLIFEAKELPELARGKGNQIIRIVKKDFENNRDRLIILHLMDKENGFIIHSGKRILNITTNMIEDFAGKRGNRGKILPRGFRKVQKLVNKDD; encoded by the coding sequence ATGAACGAAGAAAAAAGACTTATCACAGAGTTTGCTGAAGAAGCCTACCTTGAATACGCAATGTATGTAATCATGGACAGAGCTCTTCCAAGAATTTCAGACGGACTCAAGCCTGTCCAAAGAAGAATTGTATATGCAATGAGTGAGCTTGGGCTTTCCCATACATCCACCTATAAAAAATCAGCAAGAACTGTAGGTGATGTTCTTGGAAAATTCCATCCACACGGAGACAGTGCCTGCTATGAGGCAATGGTTAATCTTGCCCAGGCTTTTTCAATAAGATACCCTCTTATTGACGGACAGGGGAACTGGGGCTCCCAGGATGATCCCAAATCTTTTGCAGCAATGAGATATACTGAATCAAAAATGACAAAATATTCCTCCATTCTTTTGTCTGAACTTTCACTTGGAACTGTTGACTGGGGCCCAAACTTTGACGGAACTTTGAAAGAACCCCTTGTTCTGCCTTCAAGACTTCCCAATATAATAATAAATGGTTCATCAGGTATTGCCGTGGGCATGTCAACTGACATTCCCTCTCACAATCTTCGCGAATCAGCAGATGCATGCATTAAACTTCTTGATTTTCCACAAACAAGTATTGAAGACTTGATGGAGATAATAAAAGGCCCTGATTTTGCCTGCGGCGGAGAGATTATAACACCAAAACAAGACATTCTTGATATTTACAAATCAGGCACAGGCACAGTAAAAGTAAGGGGAACATTCAGGGTTGAAAACAATGAAATAATTATAGACTCAATTCCTCCTTATGTTTCGGTCTCAAAGCTTATTGAAGATATTGGCTCACAAATGGCTGAAAAAAAACTGCCCATGGTAAGTGATTTAAGAGATGAGTCAGACCATGAAGATCCTTTAAGAATTGTAATAACTCCAAAATCAAAGCAGATAAATACAGCTCAGCTAATGGATCATCTTTTTGCAACAACAGATCTTGAAAAAACACATAGAATAAATCTTAACTATATTGGTAACAATAATAAGCCTCAGGTCACCAGCATAAAAGAACTTCTTGAAGAATGGCTTGAATTTCGCAAAATCACAGTAACAAGAAGGCTTAATTCAAGACTTGATAAAATAAATGAAAGACTTCATATACTTGAAGGCCTTAAAATTGCTTATCTTGATTTGGACGAGGTTATAAGAATAGTAAGAAAAGAAGATAAACCTAAAAAAGAATTAATGAAAAAATTCCTTTTATCTGAAATCCAGGCTGAAGCAATTTTAAATATAAGGCTTAGAGCGCTTGCAAAAATTGAAGAAGAAAAAATTCTTCTTGAATATAGTCAGCTAAATAAAGAAAAAAATGAAATTGAACTTATTTTAAATGATTATAAGCTTTTAAAAAAACTTATAAAAAAAGAAATAAAAGAAGCAAGGAAAGAGTTTGGTGATAAAAGAAAAACAAAGATTGTAGAAAAAAAAGCAGCAAAACCTCTTCCAAAAAGGGAAATTATCCAATCAGAGCCAATTACTGTTGTTTTGTCTGAAGAAAACTGGATAAGAGCTGCAAAAGGCCATGAAATAGATCCAACCTCACTTTCATATAAATCCGGCGACAAATTTAAGTTTTTAAATCTTACAAAAAACACATTGAAATCTGTGTTTATAGACAGTGAAGGAAAAGCCTATTCCCTTGACAACCATAATCTCCCAAGTGCAAGAAGCCATGGAGAGCCTTTAAGTTCAAGGCTTAATCTCCCAGATCAGATAAATATAACTTCAATGAGCTCAGCTGAACCAGAATCAAAATTTATTTTTGCAAGCGATTCAGGATATGGATTTATATCTGAATTTTCCAATGCTGTTTCAAAAAACAAAAAGGGTAAAAACTTCCTCACTGTTCCAAAAAATTCTATCCCGCTTAAACCTCTTAAAATTGGTGAAATAGAAAACCAGCTGATTGCAGCTGTAACCCTTGAAGGCCGGCTTCTTATTTTTGAAGCAAAAGAACTTCCAGAACTTGCAAGAGGAAAAGGAAACCAGATAATTAGAATTGTAAAAAAAGATTTTGAAAACAACAGGGACAGACTGATAATTCTTCATTTAATGGATAAAGAAAATGGGTTTATTATTCATTCAGGTAAACGTATTTTAAATATAACAACCAATATGATTGAAGACTTTGCAGGAAAAAGAGGAAATAGAGGAAAAATTCTCCCAAGAGGCTTTAGAAAAGTCCAAAAACTTGTAAATAAAGATGATTAA
- a CDS encoding DUF4388 domain-containing protein: MTDKLEGKISGINLTNFLQIVQMEKPTVKLLIARGNKEGALYIENGEIIDAETKSGLKHLEAAYEIISWDNSSIELKKTISDKKRIIKMPLMNILMEALRLKDEKKISPQEEEIDELEIKFEEESEILSKDFQAELPEDFSPDTLDESDEISFPDSEESFDELDSINFGQESFDPVSKDKSAQKNLEDHLETSQEKTDPQNQKNTLDNYDIGIELENESSLSEFTDQIVLPELKNKKQPKKIKKATPSIEDFIEKKFPWKKIIIGFLFALISISISVTGYIYINNKKIEKIYLSVLTDLDKMDYEDQKINLLKAFISTYPKSNPTEKAKIRLNTILKRTQKESFELMIQKINQTPVDDEYKERASRFYLNFLQRFPEGKYSEKTKELLNNIPEIIKNYEFEKLQAIPDSETEKKIFELENFKIKYPETKIEELTQIKNKAGNYYLTSIEIEVEKVDSLEKFEKVKKKIETFNKLFPMHPHKYKTSRLLRTLEEEKWAQVLLKYAKDSSASIEKEKEFLKNYIQNNNKYKIVNAANTRIREIDYILNEKQKFENLMTYSSNSNYSLENRINRLKAYIHSDTLPEYKKASEQKLNQLKKLDLSAQKSVEKTKTIQDKKITETKNINEMIKESFSKASFVRKKLADSSRFFIYGNFSFKDNLTGKTWLIIDSDDFSDKKCYFFKDAQEAVKQINIDEFSDWRLPSEQELLSLFKNKPFFPIEKNKWYWSKDVFEKGFNTYSAVITDNQSEQREKLNKDIFYDCGIFKAIRP, encoded by the coding sequence ATGACAGATAAACTGGAAGGTAAAATTTCAGGAATAAACCTGACAAATTTTCTTCAGATAGTTCAGATGGAAAAGCCTACAGTTAAACTTCTTATAGCAAGAGGAAATAAAGAAGGAGCTCTTTATATTGAAAACGGTGAAATAATTGACGCTGAAACAAAATCAGGGCTCAAACATCTTGAGGCAGCATATGAAATAATTTCATGGGACAATTCCTCCATTGAGCTTAAAAAGACCATCTCCGATAAAAAAAGAATAATAAAAATGCCCCTGATGAATATTTTGATGGAGGCACTGAGACTAAAAGATGAAAAAAAGATCTCTCCCCAAGAAGAAGAAATAGATGAACTTGAAATAAAATTCGAAGAAGAAAGTGAAATCTTAAGTAAAGACTTCCAGGCTGAGTTGCCTGAAGATTTCTCGCCTGATACTCTAGATGAATCAGATGAAATATCTTTTCCTGATTCAGAAGAAAGCTTTGATGAGCTTGATTCTATAAATTTTGGCCAAGAAAGCTTTGACCCTGTTTCAAAAGACAAATCAGCCCAAAAAAACCTTGAAGATCATCTTGAAACAAGCCAGGAAAAAACAGACCCTCAAAACCAGAAAAACACTCTTGATAATTACGATATCGGTATTGAACTTGAAAATGAATCTTCTTTAAGTGAGTTTACAGATCAAATTGTCCTTCCCGAATTAAAAAACAAAAAACAACCAAAAAAAATTAAAAAAGCAACTCCTTCCATAGAAGATTTTATTGAAAAAAAATTCCCATGGAAAAAAATTATTATTGGTTTTCTTTTTGCCTTAATTTCTATTTCCATTTCAGTTACGGGCTATATTTATATTAATAACAAAAAAATTGAAAAAATTTATTTGTCTGTCCTAACCGACCTTGACAAAATGGATTATGAAGATCAAAAAATAAACCTTTTAAAAGCATTTATTTCAACCTACCCTAAATCAAACCCAACTGAAAAAGCAAAAATCAGACTAAACACTATTTTAAAACGTACTCAAAAAGAGTCTTTTGAGCTGATGATCCAAAAAATAAACCAAACTCCAGTTGATGATGAATATAAAGAAAGAGCCTCTAGATTTTACCTAAACTTCCTCCAAAGATTTCCTGAAGGAAAATATTCAGAAAAAACAAAAGAACTTTTAAATAATATTCCTGAAATAATTAAAAACTATGAATTTGAAAAACTTCAAGCAATACCTGATTCTGAAACAGAGAAAAAAATTTTTGAGCTTGAAAACTTCAAAATAAAATACCCCGAAACAAAGATTGAGGAACTAACACAAATTAAAAACAAAGCAGGAAATTATTATTTAACATCCATTGAAATTGAAGTAGAAAAAGTTGATTCTCTTGAAAAATTTGAAAAAGTGAAGAAAAAAATTGAAACCTTTAATAAACTTTTCCCAATGCATCCACATAAATACAAAACTTCAAGACTTTTAAGAACCCTTGAAGAAGAAAAATGGGCTCAAGTTCTTTTAAAATATGCAAAAGACAGCTCAGCTTCCATTGAAAAAGAAAAAGAGTTCCTAAAAAATTATATACAAAACAATAATAAATATAAAATAGTTAATGCTGCAAACACAAGAATACGAGAAATTGACTATATTTTAAATGAAAAACAAAAATTTGAAAATTTAATGACTTATTCTTCAAATTCAAACTACTCTCTTGAAAACAGAATAAACAGATTAAAAGCCTATATTCATTCTGATACTTTACCCGAATACAAAAAAGCATCTGAACAAAAACTAAATCAGCTTAAAAAGCTTGATTTAAGTGCTCAAAAATCAGTTGAAAAAACAAAAACAATTCAAGACAAAAAAATAACTGAGACAAAAAACATAAATGAAATGATAAAAGAATCCTTTTCAAAAGCTAGTTTTGTAAGAAAAAAACTTGCTGACTCTTCAAGATTTTTCATCTATGGGAACTTTTCTTTTAAAGATAACCTTACAGGTAAAACCTGGCTGATTATTGATTCTGACGATTTTTCAGATAAAAAATGCTATTTCTTTAAAGATGCTCAGGAAGCAGTGAAACAAATAAATATTGATGAATTTTCAGACTGGAGACTTCCAAGTGAACAAGAACTTTTAAGTCTTTTTAAAAATAAACCTTTTTTCCCCATAGAAAAAAACAAATGGTACTGGTCTAAAGATGTGTTTGAAAAAGGATTTAACACTTATTCTGCAGTTATAACAGACAATCAAAGTGAACAACGAGAAAAACTTAATAAAGATATTTTCTATGATTGTGGAATTTTTAAAGCCATAAGACCTTAA